The genomic DNA CTTTCACCTCAGCTATACGGTGAAATTGACGCCTTTCGACAAGGCTTTTGAGCAAAGTTTTTAGCTCACTTGGTTGCTTTAAAATGACGCCTTTTTCAAGCTTTTTTAAAAGCGAATTGCTAACTGAATGAAATGTGCCAGCTGTGATTTTGGAGATGATTTTGGAGCTAAAATGACGGGATAAGCGCTCAACCATCTCAGCGCCAGCTTTATTAGTAAATGTTAAAAGTAGGATTTTTTCAGGTTTTATGCCAAGATTTAAAAGATGAGCTATGCGAGCGACTATCGTACTAGTCTTGCCAGTGCCCGCACTTGCGATAACTAGATTTTTACCAGCTGGAGCTGTGGCGGCTGCATATTGCTCTTGATTTAGTTTTGAAAGTGGCATAAATTTATCCTTTTAAAAAGGCAAAATTATAGCTTTTTTTGGATAAATTTATGATAAGTTAGTCCTCGTAAAGCTTAGCTATTTCTGGTGGAATTGCTACTGGACGTTGATTTTGTATATCAAAATAAACATAAGTCGTTATGGCTTTTGCGACGATTTTTCCAGCCTTTACAAACTCAAAATATCTTTTGCTACTCGCCTTTTTTTCTTGTTCTACCCAAGTTTTTATCTCCACTTCATCGCCCAAAAATAGCTGACCCAAATAATCTATCTCATTTCTTCTGACGACCCATGTAAAGCCGTTTGTAAACTGAGACTCAAACGTATCGCCGACTTGCTCTGAGTGAGCCTCTGCGGCATCTTGCATAAATTTAAGATAAAACGCGTTATTTACGTGTCCGTTTAGATCGATGGCTTCATTGGTGATACTAAATTTATATATAAATTCTTTCAAATTTGACCTTTGTATTGGAAATTTATCACTTAGACTTATTTAGCATAGTCATAACTAATGCCAACATTTTTGACCTTTCTATGTCCGCAAATAAACTCGCTCTTGCTATCTAAAACTTCATCTTTAAAATACGTTTTTATATTTACGATTTTTGTATAACCAAGACTTTTTGCTCTTTTTTGGGCCACTTTTAGGCAAGCTATTAGTGCGTATTGACATGATTTTTCTAGGCTTGATTTTTCATTATCTTTGGATATCGTTTTGACTTCGCCAGTTAGCACGTCATAGCTTTGCATTTCATCGCTACTAAAGCTTCTACTGGTTGTTTTTTTGAATTTATCACCACTAAATGTCTCTCCAGCATATCCACTGCCAAACTTAAATGTGATATCTTTGTCAAAGCCATTTTTGGCAAATTTACTATTTAACGCATCTTGCAAACTAAATTTACTCACTTGATCGGCTCCAAGTACGCTATTTGCTAACATGCAAATAAAAAATATTTTTGCAATAAAACCCATTTTTTTCAAGACAAATCCTTTTATTGATATTTAAATTTAGAGTATTTTAGCTAATTATTTGTGAATTTATGTATAAATTTGGCTAAGCAAACTCAGCCAAATTTTAAGTTATAGAAGTAGCAAAACCCACAGGTCACAAAGCAACCTGTGGATAATATTAGAATTTGTAGTTATAGCCTACATAAGCACCATAACTTGTTGCTTTGTCGATTCCGTCAATACCTGTTTTTGTATAATCGCTTTTTACACCAAATTCAATCTCATTGCTTTTGTCAATTTCATAAATTCCACCAAGTCTTACACCTACTACAGCACCGGCACTTGTTTCAGAGCCATTTTCTGAGAAATCATATCCTAGCACTTTACCATTTCCTTTAATCTCTGCTTTTGTTATAGCTAAACCAGTATAAGCACCAAGAACTGCTTTGAAGCTTTCAGTAATAGATGGAGTATAATCAGCGCCAACTAGGAAGTTATGAGATTTCCAGCTCATTTCTACATCGATGTTTCCACCAGGTCCTGCAAATGAATAATCTTCGCTAGCTTTAGTTCTATAAGAGTATCCACCCCAAACTCTAAAGCTACCAAAATCTTGACCAGCTTTAAGACCAAATTCAAATGCACCGTCTTTTGGATCGCTAAATGTATCACTTAGTTCGCTATCTAAACTTACTTTGCTTTGGTTAAAACCACCTTCTAAACCAACAAATGCTCCCTCAGCCAGTGCTGCACTACTTGCTAAAGCGCTCACTAGAAGAACTTTAGCTCCAAATTTTGCTATGTTTGCCATAGAAATCCTTTTAAAATAAATTTTGATACGTCCTTTGACGCACCAAAATTTATTATATTTCAAAAAAAAAAAACGGCTTAAACAAAGCAAAAAGTCCGAAAAAATGGAGATTCGTGCTACTAAAAGTAACATAAAAAATATACTATTAAAATAGTCTTAATAATACAAATTATAAATGAAAATTTGAAATAAATTTAAGTATTGTTTAAAAGCATTTAAATAGAGTTTATAAAACAAATTTAAAAAAGTGGAAATAAATAAGATTGATCTGAATTTAGAAGTAAATTTAAAGCGTGTTTAACGCAGCTTTAAAGCCACGTTAAACGCGTTTGAATGGATTATTTTTTAGGTGAAGTCATGTTTTCAGGTACAACCCATTCATCGAATTGCTCAGAAGTAAGAAGACCCAAGTTTATAGCCTCTTCTTTTAGAGTTGTTCCGTGTTTGTGTGCTGTTTTTGCTATTTTAGCTGCATTTTCGTATCCGATATGTGGATTTAATGCAGTTACTAGCATAAGACTTTCGTGAAGAAGTTTGCTGATTTTTGCTTCATTTGCTGTGATACCTACAGCGCAATTATCATTAAAACTTACCATTGCATCGCTTAGCAAGCGGATACTTTCAAGCAAGTTGTGAGTAAGAACTGGCTTAAATACGTTTAGCTCGAAGTTGCCTTGGCTAGCTGCCATTGCCACGCTTACGTGATTTCCCATGACTTGGACTGCTACCATTGTCACAGCTTCGCATTGAGTAGGATTGACTTTACCTGGCATGATAGAGCTTCCTGGCTCGTTTTCAGGGATATTTATCTCGCCGATTCCACATCTTGGACCACTTGCTAGCCATCTTACATCATTTGCGATTTTCATTAAATTTGCTGCTAAGCCATTTAACGCACCGCTCAAAAATACCTCTGCATCGTGGCTTGTTAAGCCGTGGAATTTATTTGGATGAGATTTAAATTTGAACTCAGTTTTTGTTTGCTCATTTAAAACTTCACTTACCATAGGGCTGAAATCTGGGTGAGAGTTTAGTCCAGTTCCTACAGCAGTTCCGCCAATTGCAAGCTCTTCTAAGAATGGCATAGCAGCCAAAACTTGAGCTTTGCTAGCTTTAAGCATATGAGCATATCCGCTAAACTCTTGACCTAGAGTAAGTGGAGTAGCGTCTTGCAAGTGAGTTCTACCGATTTTTACTATGCTTTTAAACTCATTTGCTTTTGCTTCAAGTGTAGCTAAAAACTTATCAATAGCTGGGAAAAGTTGTTTTTGAAGCTCTAAAACAAAAGCAATTCTCATCGCAGTTGGATAAGTATCGTTTGAGCTTTGACCTTTGTTTACATCGTCATTTGGGTGGACTAGTTTTTTTACTCTGAAATCCTCGCCAAGTATCTCTGTAGAGCGGTTTGCGATAACTTCATTTAGGTTCATATTTGATTGAGTACCACTACCTGTTTGCCATACTACTAACGGGAAGTTGCCGTCTAGTTTGCCACTTAGTATATCATCGCAAGCTTGTTTGATAGCGTTTGTTTTAGCATCATCAAGTCTGCCAAGTTTATTATTTACGATTGCACACGCTTTTTTAAGATGAGCAAAACCCTCTATAACTTCGCTTGGCATAGTGCCTTTGCCGATTTTGAAGTTTTCTAAACTTCTTTCAGTTTGAGCACCCCAATACTTATTGTTTGGGACTTTTATCTCGCCCATAGTATCTTTTTCTATACGAAATTCCATATGTGTTTCCTTTCAAAAAAATAAATTGGGTGATTATATCATTTAAATTTATAAATATAATTTAAATTTATAAAATTAAATCACAAAATTTGCTATACAATTTATTAAGCTAAATTTAGATAAAATCTAGCATTTTTTAATCAAATAAGGAAATTTAATGGCTGATTTTTATAACGCAAAAGAAATCGAAGAAAAATTTTATAAAATCTGGGAAGAGCGTGGGTATTTTGAGATAGACGGCAACAAAGAAATAGCCCAAAATGGCAAAAACTTTTGTATCATGATGCCACCACCAAATGTAACTGGAGTGCTTCATATAGGGCATTCGCTTACTTTTACTTTGCAAGATATAATGACTCGTTATAAAAGAATGGACGGATTTAAAACACTATGGCAGCCAGGACTTGATCACGCTGGTATCGCCACTCAAAACGTCGTAGAAAAGCAACTTTTAGCTAAGGGAATCACTAAAGAAGAGCTAGGGCGTGATGAGTTTCTTAAAAAAACTTGGGAATGGAAAGAAAAAAGTGGCGGAACAATAGTCCATCAAATGCGCCGCCTTGGTATCACTCCAGCTTGGAGTAGAGAGCGTTTCACTATGGATGAAGGGCTTAAAAACGCTGTAAGAAAAGCCTTTGTAAACTTATACAATAAAGGCTTGATAGTACGCGGAAATTATATGGTTAATTGGTGTACGCATGATGGTGCATTAAGTGATGTAGAAGTCGAACATAAGGCAAATAAAGGCAAACTATACTATATAAAATATAAAATTCTAGGTAACAGCAATGTAGAAAATTTAGCTGAAGTATCTTGCGATGAATTTGCCAAATTTGATAACCAAAATGATAAGGCGAAGTATCGTGCTGTAGATGTGGTAAATTCGAACGCCGTGCGAATGAGTCGCACTAATGGTGCGTCGCAGTGCAGCACAAGTGAGAATTTATCTCAGATGCAGTGTAAGACAAGCCGTTATGTGATAGTAGCGACTACGCGTCCTGAGACCTACTTTGGCGATACTGCTGTTATGGTAAATCCAAACGATGAAAGATACAAGGATTTAGTGGGTAAATTTGTCGAGCTTCCTATCATAAATCGTAAAATAGAGATCATCGCCGATGAGCACGTTGATATGGGCTTTGGTACTGGCGTGGTTAAAGTCACTCCAGCTCACGATACAAACGACTACGAAGTCGGCAACGCTCACAATCTTGAGTTTATCACAGTTTTTGATGAAAAAGGCATATTAAATGGCGAATGTGGCGAGTTTAAGGGCTTGGAGAGATTAGAAGCTAGAGATAAAGTAGTAGCAAGACTTGATGAGCTTGGCTTCATAGAAAAAATCGAAGACTACGAAAACCAAGTTGGGTATTGCTATCGCTGCAAAAATATAGTCGAACCATACATTTCAAAACAATGGTTTGTCAAATCCTCTATCGCTGATACTGCCATAGCTAAAGTCAATGAAGGCGGGGCTAAATTCTACCCAGCCCACTGGATAAATAGCTTCAATGCGTGGATGAGAGAGCTAAAAGACTGGTGTATTAGCCGCCAACTATGGTGGGGACACCAAATCCCAGTATTTTACTGCGAGTGTGGGCATGAGTGGGCAGATGAGTGCGAGAAGCCAGCGTCTTGTCCAAAATGTGGTAGCACTAAATTTACCCAAGATCCTGATGTGCTTGATACTTGGTTTAGCTCTGGACTTTGGCCGATGAGTACTCTTGGCTGGGGCAATGGCGACGCACTTAAAAATAAAAAATGGTTTGAAAACGACCTAAAAGATTTCTACCCAAATACAATGCTGATAACTGGCTTTGATATACTATTTTTCTGGGTTGCAAGAATGATGTTTCAAAGCGAAAACGCTCTAAGCGAGCTTCCGTTTAAAGATATCTATCTTCACGCACTTGTCAAAGACAAAGACGGCAAAAAAATGAGCAAAAGTAGCGGAAACGTGGTCGATCCATTAACCAAAATCGATGAGTATTCAGCTGATATTTTGCGTTTTACAGTAACTCTTCTTTGCGTGCAAGGTCGTGACATCAGACTAAGCGAAGAAAAAATGGTGCTAGTAAGAAACTTCACAAACAAGCTTTACAATGCTAGTAAATTCCTGCTTCTAAATGCAGATAAATTTAATGACCTTGATGAGAGTAAAATCGGCTCAAAGCTTGGTTTATACATGCTTAGCCGATTTAAAACTTGCGTAAATTCAGTAAGAGAAAATTTAGACGCATATAGATTTAACGACGCCGCAAATGAGCTATATAAATTCCTTTGGGATGAATTTTGTGACTGGGGAATTGAGCTTAGCAAAGCCGATAAATCAAGCATTCCAGAGCTTGGAATGATATTTAAAGAAAGCATGAAACTACTAAGTCCATTTATGCCATTCATCAGCGAGTTTTTATACCACGAGCTAAGCAGCACTTGCCTAGAAAACAGCAAATCAATCATGATAATGCCATACCCAAAACAAGGCAAAGAAGATGAGCAAATAGTAAATTTATTCAACCTTGTCATAGAAGCAATAGTAAGCATTCGCCGTGCAAAAGCCACAATCGAGCTTGGTAATTCAAAAATAAGCAAAGCTTATGTAAAAGCGTCTTGCGATCTAAGCGAGGCGATAAACTATATCAAACTACTTGCCAAATGCGAAGAAATCGAGTTTGTGAGCGATATAGTGCCAAACTCAGCGCGCGATGTGAGCGAAAATCTAGAAAGCTTCGTGCCACTTGCTGGCGTGGATACGACTGCTATCATTGCTCGTCTAACTAGCCAAAAAATAAAGCTTGAAAAAGAGATTTTAAAACTAGAAAATATGCTTGGAAATGAAAAATTCGTCGCAAACGCACCAGAGCAAGTCCTAGCTACAAACCGCGAAGGCCTAGCAACTGCGAAGGCTAAATTTGAAAAAGTAGTAAGCGAGTTAAAAACTCTTGGTGAATTTAATTAAAGGATTAAATATGAACTTCATTCGTTTGATTTTAGTTGGGCTGGTTTTTGTCGCTACAATGTCTGCAAAAGATATAAATGTAGTTATTTTTTTAGCTGATAAAGTTAAATTTGATAGTGCTTTTACTATCACTAGCGGACTTCAAAAAACACTTCAAAAAGATGAAAAAGCTGATATTGAGCTTGTTCTAGGTGGAAGTGCTGTTGAGATATTTGCTAGTAAATCAAAAAAAAGATCTAGCTATGCAAGAAAAAATAAAAACATTAGTCGCTATGCCAAACATAAGAGTCGTAGCTTGTCAAGGCGCTATGAAAAGAGGCGGCATAGAAGAAGCTTGGCTTGTTGATGGTGTAAAAACAGTCAAAGCAGCTCCAAGAGAAGTTGTGCTAAAGCAGCTTGACGGATACGCGGTGCTACACCCATAAAAAGGAACTTGTATTGATACAAATCTCAAATTTAAAAAAATATTACGGCAAAAGTCTTATCATAAATGATGTAAGTGCCACCATAAATGATGGTGAGATTTTTGCTATCGTCGGACACAGTGGAGCGGGTAAAAGCACACTGCTTCGTTGCATAAACGGACTTGAAAGTTACCAAAGTGGCAGCTTAAAAGTAGATGGCAAAGAAGTTTGCGAGCTAAAAGAAAACGAGCTAAGAGAGTTTAGAAAAGATATCGGTATGATATTTCAGCATTTTGCTTTGATGAGTAGAAAGAGCGTTTTTGAAAACATCGCCACGCCACTTAGATTTTGGAAATACGATAAAGATTATATAGAAAAAAGAGTAAATGAGCTCCTTGAACTTGTCGGTTTAAAAGAAAAAGCAAACGCCTATCCTGGCGAGCTTAGTGGCGGTCAAAAACAACGCGTCGCCATAGCCAGAGCCTTAGCCTTAAAGCCCAAAATTTTACTCAGCGATGAAGCCACTTCAGCCCTTGATCCAAACACAACAAACCAAATCCTAGCTCTTTTACGCCAAATCAACGAAACTCTAGGCATCACGATAGTCATCGTCACGCACGAAATGGAAGTGGTAAAAAGCATAGCAAGTAGAGCGATTTTACTTGAAAATGGCGTCATAACCAATCAAGGCAGTATCATCGATCTATTTTTAAAACCAGATAAAAATATGCAAAAATTCCTTGGCGAAGAGGAGATTTTGCCACAAACTGGAGTAAATATAAAGCTATTTTTCCCTCCAAAAGTCGCATTCGATACAGTCATCACAAGCATGGCAAGAAGCCTAAATATGGACTTCAACATAGTATGGGGCAAGCTTGAACGCCTTGATAAAAACGTCCTTGGCAGCCTTGTTATCAACATCAAAGAAGAAGATGAGACAAGGGTCGAAGAGTTTATCAAAAACTCAGGCGTATTATACGAGATCGTAAAGGATAAAAAATGATACCAAAACTTCTACTAGAAGCCACTCTTGATACGCTTTATATGACCTTTGTATCGACATTTTTAGCCTTTGTCATAGGGCTTGGTCTTGCCATAATCCTAGTTCTTACCAAACCAAACGGACTTAAACCAAACAAAATAATCTTTGGATCACTTGATTTAGTCGTAAATGTGCTTAGAAGCTTCCCATTTATCATTCTTATCATCGTGCTTTTTCCTTTTACTAAATTTGTAGTAGGCACGAGTATCGGCACCAGCGCAGCTATCGTCCCACTTACTATTGGCTCAGCACCGTTCATCGCTAGAATAATCGAAAACGCCATGAACGAGGTCGATTACGGTATCATCGAAGCGGCTCGTAGCTTTGGAGCTAGCAGGTTTCAAATTTTGTTTAGAGTTATGTTCGTCGAAGCTCTCCCAAGCATCATAAACGCCGTCACTCTCACTCTCATCGTAGTTATCGGATTTACTGCTATGGCTGGCACTGTTGGTGGTGGTGGGCTTGGAGATGTGGCGATGAGATACGGATTTCAACGCTTCCGCCCAGATATCATGGCTTATACGGTTGTTATTTTGATCGTAATGGTACAAATCATCCAAAGCACAGGCGATTTGCTATATAAGATTACTAAAAAATAGATTGATTTATATTCCAAATTTGAGCTGATTTTTCATCTGTAAGATAAAAAATCTTTAGCTCAAATTTTGCGATGGCAAATCCCACTCTATACAAACTAAAATCTAAATATTTTTCTTACTATTATCAATAAATTTAATCAATCTATAAATATTATAACTATATAATTAAAGGTTAAAAACAAAAAGGAGTAAATTTGAAAAATACAAACAAAATTGCAATCTCGCTCATAGCTTCTTGCTTCATCGCTCAAGCGTCTTGGGGGGGGGGGAGTTCGATAGATGTATATGATGATGGTTTAGGATTAAAAATATTAGTTGATAGCAATCCCCCTTTCTTATATGACGGCAATGTTTATGGTAGCAATGCCAATAATATTAAGCCTATGAACAAGCCAGATGATAGTGGTAATACCTTAACCATAAAAGACACTATATCAAATAATGTTATAAATTCCTTACATGCTGGTCATGCTTATTACAATGATGTTGCCACAGCAAACTCAAATACAATGAATATAAATGGCTCCATTACTACTACAAAATATCTTGAAATACAAGGTGGAAATGTCTATACTAGTAACTCTAGCGGCGAGGCTAGCTCAAACAAACTATATATAAATAGAAATATAAAAAGCAACGATCTCGAAATCCAAGGAGGTAGCGTAAGAATCCATCTTGGCGATGCTAAAGCCAACTCAAACATAGTAAATATAAATGCCGATCTTGATACTACATTTTTCAGCAATAGTATAATAGGAGGCACATCTTGGGTAAATACTATCGGCAACGCCGATGCCTCATATAACACCGTAAATATAAATGGAAATATAAAATCCACTAAAGAAAATATAATACGAGGAGGATATGCCAATAGTTTTGAGACTGGAACAGCCACCGCCACAAACAACACTGTAAATCTTCTCTCAAATGCTAGTTTTACTGGTAGTACAACTATATCTGGCGGATATGCTTTTGTTAATTCTATTAAATCAACCTACCAAGATAACTTTGATAGCGTAGCTAAAGGCAACAAACTAAATATCTATAGTAAAAGCATAGAAGTAAAAAATATACAAAACTTTGAGTTTGTGAATTTCTACCTGTCAAACGATATAAAAGCTGATGATACTATCTTAACTCTTACTGATACAATAAGCACAGACTTGTCTAAATCAAGAGTCGGCGTCGGATTAATGAATGGTGGCACTCCAGCACTAAATGTAGATGATAAAGTAACTCTAATAAGTAATCTAAATGGTATACTAGCCCCTACAAATATGACAAATAATATTTCAGCTATGCAAGGTATTTCACAAGTATATGATTTTGAGCTTTCTACTACTGATGACGATGACAATCCTACTAATGGAGTAAAAAGCATTGTCGCCACAACAATTAAAAAATCAACCAACGAAAAACAAAAAGCCATAAATGAAGGAGCAATCTCAAGCTCACTAAGTGCTGTATCAAGTAGTGAGCAAGTAGATAGTGCGTTAAATGCTATAAATTCTTTAAGCTTTAATGGTTTTGGTGAAGCTAGTAGTGGAAGTATGGGAGCAAGTAGTATTAAAAGTAATACAGGAAGCTATGTAGATTCTAATATGATAGGACTAATAGCCACTATTAGTAAAAGAGCAAATGATAGCTTTATATATTCAGCATTCTTTGAAGCTGGATATGGTAAGTATGATAGCTTTAATAGCTTTGATAGTGGAGATATAAAAGGAAGTGGAGATAACTCATACTTCGGGTTTGGTCTTATGAGTAAGACTAATCTAGTAAATAACTTCTATATAGATAATAGTATTAAATTTGGTCAAGTTAAGAGTGATTTTAAAAGTGATGATTTTGGAGATAGTAGCAATAAGATAAGTGCTAGCTTTGATTCTAAAAGAGCTTATTATGGATTATCTCTTGGAGTGGGTAATATAATAGAACTTGATAATAGATCA from Campylobacter iguaniorum includes the following:
- a CDS encoding acyl-CoA thioesterase, with the protein product MKEFIYKFSITNEAIDLNGHVNNAFYLKFMQDAAEAHSEQVGDTFESQFTNGFTWVVRRNEIDYLGQLFLGDEVEIKTWVEQEKKASSKRYFEFVKAGKIVAKAITTYVYFDIQNQRPVAIPPEIAKLYED
- the fumC gene encoding class II fumarate hydratase — translated: MEFRIEKDTMGEIKVPNNKYWGAQTERSLENFKIGKGTMPSEVIEGFAHLKKACAIVNNKLGRLDDAKTNAIKQACDDILSGKLDGNFPLVVWQTGSGTQSNMNLNEVIANRSTEILGEDFRVKKLVHPNDDVNKGQSSNDTYPTAMRIAFVLELQKQLFPAIDKFLATLEAKANEFKSIVKIGRTHLQDATPLTLGQEFSGYAHMLKASKAQVLAAMPFLEELAIGGTAVGTGLNSHPDFSPMVSEVLNEQTKTEFKFKSHPNKFHGLTSHDAEVFLSGALNGLAANLMKIANDVRWLASGPRCGIGEINIPENEPGSSIMPGKVNPTQCEAVTMVAVQVMGNHVSVAMAASQGNFELNVFKPVLTHNLLESIRLLSDAMVSFNDNCAVGITANEAKISKLLHESLMLVTALNPHIGYENAAKIAKTAHKHGTTLKEEAINLGLLTSEQFDEWVVPENMTSPKK
- a CDS encoding valine--tRNA ligase is translated as MADFYNAKEIEEKFYKIWEERGYFEIDGNKEIAQNGKNFCIMMPPPNVTGVLHIGHSLTFTLQDIMTRYKRMDGFKTLWQPGLDHAGIATQNVVEKQLLAKGITKEELGRDEFLKKTWEWKEKSGGTIVHQMRRLGITPAWSRERFTMDEGLKNAVRKAFVNLYNKGLIVRGNYMVNWCTHDGALSDVEVEHKANKGKLYYIKYKILGNSNVENLAEVSCDEFAKFDNQNDKAKYRAVDVVNSNAVRMSRTNGASQCSTSENLSQMQCKTSRYVIVATTRPETYFGDTAVMVNPNDERYKDLVGKFVELPIINRKIEIIADEHVDMGFGTGVVKVTPAHDTNDYEVGNAHNLEFITVFDEKGILNGECGEFKGLERLEARDKVVARLDELGFIEKIEDYENQVGYCYRCKNIVEPYISKQWFVKSSIADTAIAKVNEGGAKFYPAHWINSFNAWMRELKDWCISRQLWWGHQIPVFYCECGHEWADECEKPASCPKCGSTKFTQDPDVLDTWFSSGLWPMSTLGWGNGDALKNKKWFENDLKDFYPNTMLITGFDILFFWVARMMFQSENALSELPFKDIYLHALVKDKDGKKMSKSSGNVVDPLTKIDEYSADILRFTVTLLCVQGRDIRLSEEKMVLVRNFTNKLYNASKFLLLNADKFNDLDESKIGSKLGLYMLSRFKTCVNSVRENLDAYRFNDAANELYKFLWDEFCDWGIELSKADKSSIPELGMIFKESMKLLSPFMPFISEFLYHELSSTCLENSKSIMIMPYPKQGKEDEQIVNLFNLVIEAIVSIRRAKATIELGNSKISKAYVKASCDLSEAINYIKLLAKCEEIEFVSDIVPNSARDVSENLESFVPLAGVDTTAIIARLTSQKIKLEKEILKLENMLGNEKFVANAPEQVLATNREGLATAKAKFEKVVSELKTLGEFN
- a CDS encoding methionine ABC transporter ATP-binding protein, which produces MIQISNLKKYYGKSLIINDVSATINDGEIFAIVGHSGAGKSTLLRCINGLESYQSGSLKVDGKEVCELKENELREFRKDIGMIFQHFALMSRKSVFENIATPLRFWKYDKDYIEKRVNELLELVGLKEKANAYPGELSGGQKQRVAIARALALKPKILLSDEATSALDPNTTNQILALLRQINETLGITIVIVTHEMEVVKSIASRAILLENGVITNQGSIIDLFLKPDKNMQKFLGEEEILPQTGVNIKLFFPPKVAFDTVITSMARSLNMDFNIVWGKLERLDKNVLGSLVINIKEEDETRVEEFIKNSGVLYEIVKDKK
- a CDS encoding methionine ABC transporter permease → MIPKLLLEATLDTLYMTFVSTFLAFVIGLGLAIILVLTKPNGLKPNKIIFGSLDLVVNVLRSFPFIILIIVLFPFTKFVVGTSIGTSAAIVPLTIGSAPFIARIIENAMNEVDYGIIEAARSFGASRFQILFRVMFVEALPSIINAVTLTLIVVIGFTAMAGTVGGGGLGDVAMRYGFQRFRPDIMAYTVVILIVMVQIIQSTGDLLYKITKK
- a CDS encoding autotransporter outer membrane beta-barrel domain-containing protein, with amino-acid sequence MKNTNKIAISLIASCFIAQASWGGGSSIDVYDDGLGLKILVDSNPPFLYDGNVYGSNANNIKPMNKPDDSGNTLTIKDTISNNVINSLHAGHAYYNDVATANSNTMNINGSITTTKYLEIQGGNVYTSNSSGEASSNKLYINRNIKSNDLEIQGGSVRIHLGDAKANSNIVNINADLDTTFFSNSIIGGTSWVNTIGNADASYNTVNINGNIKSTKENIIRGGYANSFETGTATATNNTVNLLSNASFTGSTTISGGYAFVNSIKSTYQDNFDSVAKGNKLNIYSKSIEVKNIQNFEFVNFYLSNDIKADDTILTLTDTISTDLSKSRVGVGLMNGGTPALNVDDKVTLISNLNGILAPTNMTNNISAMQGISQVYDFELSTTDDDDNPTNGVKSIVATTIKKSTNEKQKAINEGAISSSLSAVSSSEQVDSALNAINSLSFNGFGEASSGSMGASSIKSNTGSYVDSNMIGLIATISKRANDSFIYSAFFEAGYGKYDSFNSFDSGDIKGSGDNSYFGFGLMSKTNLVNNFYIDNSIKFGQVKSDFKSDDFGDSSNKISASFDSKRAYYGLSLGVGNIIELDNRSNLDIYTKLYYTRVGSDSVDMSTNDKFRLDTFNSFIAKLGARYNYELKESTTLYTGAAYEYEFDAKQKGYNLSYNYEIDPTDMQGSSGSIEAGIKLKPLTNSDRLTLDLGIKGLSGKKEGVSGNVGIEWRL